The sequence ATTGTAGGCAATTGCAGTATCCTGCGAGTTGATGTGTAGCTAGCTAATGAGCTCCCGTCATGCCGAGGACAGCAGTTAAAAGTCAGGCACGCAGGATGAACATAATAAATAACAGGAAAGAGGAAGAGACCATGTCATATAAAACTAACGTATTCGTTGCCGCTGCTTTACTAACTTGGTCGATTGCCGGTGTTACCTCGGCTGTCGCAGCAGAGCCAATCAAGATAGGCGTCACAGGGCCATTTACCGGTGGTTCCGCACCGATGGGCGTCTCCATGCGTGACGGCGTTAAGTTGGCGGTTGCAGACATCAATGCAAAGGGCGGTCTTTTGGGACGTCAATTACAATTGGTTGAACGCGATGATGAAGCTAAAAATGAGCGCGGTGTCCAGGTAGCGCAAGAATTGATCAACAAAGAAAAGGTCGTCGCCACGGTTGGTTTTGCAAATACCGGTGTAGCCCTTGCATCGCAACGCTTCTATCAGGAAGCAAAAATTCCGGTGATGAATAGTGTTGCGACTGGCAGCATTATTACTAAACAATTTGTTGGTCCGGAAAACAAGGACAACTATATTTTCCGTACTTCTGCAAACGACACCATTCAATCAAAAATGATTGTCGACGAAGCTGTTGGACGTCAAAAATACACCAAGGTAGCGATTCTGGCTGACTCCACTAATTATGGTCAACTTGGTCGGGAAGATTTGGAAAAGGCACTTTTGGCAAACGGCATCAAGCCGGTTGCCGTAGAAAAGTACAATCTCAAAGATGTCGATATGACCGCACAATTGCTGAAGGCCAAGCAGGGCGGCGCGCAAGTAATATTGACTTACGGTATTGGACCTGAGTTGGCCCAAATCGCAAACGGCATGGAAAAGATTAACTGGAAAGTACCGATTATCGGTAGCTGGCCTTTGTCGATGGGTAATTTTATCGACAATGCAGGTAAGAACGGCGATGGTGCGCGTATGCCCCAAACTTTTATTCAGGATGGTAATACGCCGATGCGTAAAAACTTTATCCAGGCCTATCAAAAGGCCTATAAAGTAGAGCGGATGCCGTCTGCTGTTTCGGCTGCCCAAGGTTACGACTCGATCTACTTGCTCGCTGCGGCGATCAAACAGGCCGGCTCCACCGACGGCGCGAAAGTTCGGGAGGCGTTGGAAAATCTAAAGGCCCCTGTAGAAGGCGTTATCACCACTTACAATAAACCATACAGCCACGATGATCACGAGGCTATTAAGCCTACTATGGTTACGATTGGTGTAGTTAAGGATGGCCGTGTCGTTCTAGCAAAGTAACGCTATCAAGAACCGTTTATTGGCTTTGCTGTATGAACGGATATTGACGATCATGCCAGTCCTTGGGAACCGGGGGCTGGCTTTTTTTATTGCCTTATAGCTGCCGTACTAAGGTAATTTGAGATCGTATTTTTTCGTATTTTTTCGTCTTTTGGGTAAAACAACATGGAAATCTTTCTCCAGCTGGTTTTTAGCGGTGTCGCGTTGGGTATGATCTACGCGGTGATTGCTTTCGGCTATCAACTTACTTTCGCAACTTCCGGCACGCTCAATTTTGGACAGGGCGAAGCACTGATGCTAGGTGCGCTGGTCGGCTTGAGTCTGGTTGGTAATATTCACGGCGGTCCTTTTTTAAATTACTGGCTAATGATTCCGGTAGTGATTATGTTCGGCGCCTTACAAGGCGTTGTGGTCGAGTGGATAGGCGTACGCCCGGCGATCAAAATTAAGTCGGAGTTTGGCTGGATCATGTCGACCATCGCGCTCGCGATCATCTTCAGAAACGTCGCTGAAAATATCTGGGGCAAAGATGACCTGACATTCCCATCACCGCTATCGGCAACGCCTTTTCAGGTATTTGGTGCCAGTGTGCAGCCGATGCAAGTTGTTGTAGTGCTGGGTGCTCTCGGCATGATGCTAGCGGTCGAGCTATTCAATCGTAAATCTATTTATGGCAAAGCAGTTGTTGCGACCGCCAATGATCGTGACGCAGCGGGACTGATGGGCATTAACACCAGCATGGTGATTACGTTCTCCTACGCATTATCGTCCGCGACTGCCGCTTTTGCTGGCGTACTGGTGGCACCGCTGACCTTAACCGGCGCAACAATGGGTGCAGCCTTGGGTTTGAAAGCATTTGCAGTTGCCATTATTGGTGGTTTGACCTCTGGTATGGGCGCGGTGGTTGGCGGATTAATTCTGGGGATCGCCGAAACGTTGACTGGTTTTTATGTCTCGACTGGATATAAGGAAGTGCCAGGACTAGTTTTACTCCTGCTGGTCTTAGCCGTTAAACCTGCCGGTTTGTTTGGTAAAACTGCCATCAAGAAGGTGTAATGATGAGCAAAAAAATATTTGCATTAAGTTTGCTAGGGATTGTGGCATTGGGCGTTTTTCCGCTGGTATTTCATAATCCGTATTACATTCATCTGGCCGAAACCATCCTGATTTATGCCATTTTATTATTCGGCCTCGATATCGTCGTCGGGTACACCGGTCAAGTGTCGCTGGGTCATGCCGGATTATTTGGTATCGGCTCATATACAACCGGTGTTTTGGTATTTAAATTAGGTTGGCCGTTCTTGCTTGCTGCACCGGCCAGTCTGGTAGTGACGGCATTATTTGGCGCCATTATGGCCTTGCCAGCGCTGCGGGTTACCGGTCCTTATTTGGCAATGGTGACGCTCGCGTTCGGTACCATCACCGGTATATTGATCAATGAAATGTCATTTCTGACCGA is a genomic window of Glaciimonas sp. CA11.2 containing:
- a CDS encoding ABC transporter substrate-binding protein, whose amino-acid sequence is MSYKTNVFVAAALLTWSIAGVTSAVAAEPIKIGVTGPFTGGSAPMGVSMRDGVKLAVADINAKGGLLGRQLQLVERDDEAKNERGVQVAQELINKEKVVATVGFANTGVALASQRFYQEAKIPVMNSVATGSIITKQFVGPENKDNYIFRTSANDTIQSKMIVDEAVGRQKYTKVAILADSTNYGQLGREDLEKALLANGIKPVAVEKYNLKDVDMTAQLLKAKQGGAQVILTYGIGPELAQIANGMEKINWKVPIIGSWPLSMGNFIDNAGKNGDGARMPQTFIQDGNTPMRKNFIQAYQKAYKVERMPSAVSAAQGYDSIYLLAAAIKQAGSTDGAKVREALENLKAPVEGVITTYNKPYSHDDHEAIKPTMVTIGVVKDGRVVLAK
- a CDS encoding branched-chain amino acid ABC transporter permease; the protein is MEIFLQLVFSGVALGMIYAVIAFGYQLTFATSGTLNFGQGEALMLGALVGLSLVGNIHGGPFLNYWLMIPVVIMFGALQGVVVEWIGVRPAIKIKSEFGWIMSTIALAIIFRNVAENIWGKDDLTFPSPLSATPFQVFGASVQPMQVVVVLGALGMMLAVELFNRKSIYGKAVVATANDRDAAGLMGINTSMVITFSYALSSATAAFAGVLVAPLTLTGATMGAALGLKAFAVAIIGGLTSGMGAVVGGLILGIAETLTGFYVSTGYKEVPGLVLLLLVLAVKPAGLFGKTAIKKV